GTCGTTCCCTGTTTGTTCTCCAAAACTGTGGACACGTTGACACGCACGGTTACTGCAGGGACTTTCAGGCAAGGTGACGAAGTGATGTTATTAAATCGTCCTATAAAATCTACGTTAAAATCGGTACTCTCAAAAGCGAGGCGGGTTGTGGAATATTGGACAGCACTCGTGGTAGGAGAGGGCTTGCGACGGgcagaggagggagggggagggggaggaggcttGCCTATGCCGCCGGTGCAGATACCGGTCCCCATTACCCTCTCGGCCGGAACAAAAACGAGCGGCTCCCCGCTTCCACTCTCCGCCTTAAGCGTGCCGCTTCCATCCGTCACGTACGGACGACacttgacgacctcgaggatCAACTTGCACGGTTGGAACCCAGTTTGGTCACGACTGAGTTGCACGCTGAATGTGCGGTTGCTCCCGACGTTGGAGTAGACGCTCACGACCTGGTTGTCGTCGAACCCTTTGCGCATTGCGATGACGTGAGGGTCGGTGAAGACCGGCAGCGACTTGTAGTAGAGGTAACCGCCGTCGAGCGCCGCCATCTTGGACCGCAGCGCCACGAACTTAGACACCCATCGATACAGCTCCGACTGCGTGTCGTAGCCAGACAGCCACAGGGCCTCGCGGTTGTGGGGGacatcggcgccggtgtaTCCCTGCTCCAGACCCTGGTAGATGATGGGGATGCCGTCCATGAGCAGGGTGAAAGTCAGCGCGTTCTTGAGAAGGGTGCGATCGCCGGTGTGACTCAGGAAGCGCGGTTGGTCGTGATTCTCGAGGAAGCCGCCGTAGAGCGTCAAGTCGCGGGCGGCCTCAACGAGCTGCTTAATGCCGTTGGAGAGGTTCCATATGCTCCCCTGCGTCGATTGGAAGGCTTGGGTGACCCAGTAGTAGACCGGATAGTTCAGGAGGCCGCTCATGACGTCCTGGTAGGGGACGACATAGACCGGGTCGCCATGGAGGACCTCGCCCATCGCGAACACCCCCGCCGAGGCCTCAAAGGGCGGCCAGAATTCCTTCTCGACGTGCTTGGCGCTGTCGAGACGCAGACCGTCGAACTTGTACTTGCGTACGACCCGCTTGATCCACGCGTTGAAGACCTGCCGCACGCGCGGGTCTTCGGTGCGCAGGTCCGGTAGTGCGACGTCGTTGCTACCCTGCCAGCACTTTTCGACCGATTCCTGGATTGCGTAGTCGATAACACACGGGGGACGGTGGTAGAGTGAGGCATTGGAGAAGGGGCGGTAGATGGAGTAGTCGACCGAGTCCCTAGACCCGTGCCAAGCCATGTGGTTTGTGACTACATCGGCCATGAGGTACATGCCACGGGCGTGCAGGGCGTCGGCAAGGGCaacgaggtcctcggcagTGCCAAAGAGTGGATTGAGTTCCCATATGTCCTGGGCCCAGTAGCCGTGGTACGAATCACTGTGTTTGTGTTAGCCTCGTTTCTCGTCTCGGCCGAACCTTCcagaggaagggaaaggggaaaacTCACCCGTCGCGGGAATTTCCCATGATGTTCTTGACAAATGGGGAAATCCACACGGCCGTTGCACCAAGACCCTGGATGTAGTCGAGCTTCTGGACGATGCCCTTCCACGTTCCACCGCAGTAGGTAGCCTCGGCGGTGCTGCAAGGCGCCGTCGTTGACCCGTCCGTCCGCGCAAATCGGTCCGTCATGACCTGGTAGATGGTCTGGGACCGCCACTCCGCGGCGCTCAGGGCCGAAACCGAGAGACCGTGAAAtagggcggccgccgccgtcagaAGGGGCCACGCCGTGGGTGACTTCATCGTCTCGCTCCGTATGTACCGTTGCCTCGTCTTGAGAGAGTGACCGAAGGGAATAGAAAGGAACTaaaacaaaagaagaaaagaaacaacaaACAATAacagaaaagagaaaagagaaggtACGAAACAAGTTGAGTTCGTAAGAAAGTTGTGAAGAGAAGAGGACCTTGCGAAACGGGGACGTCGTGGAGTCGTGAACTTATATGCTGCCAGTTCTGGTCGTCGGCTTTTGGCCCTCTTCCAAAACGGGTAAAAAGTCACAAACGGAAAGCAACCCAAATAGAGTTTCGCAGCTTGCAGTCGAGATTAAGGAGGCAATCCCATTGCTCTACGGGTAGCAGTAACGGGCTTATGCGAGGTCCCTCTCTCCTGGGATGTTCACTCGCCGACCAGAGCAGGGAAACCCTGGAGCATTCGTCCCAGGGTGGATTGACTTGACTCCAAAGGGCGCGGCTTGGGCTTGGTTGCGGTGTCTTGGGAGGAGCTTGTGAAGCTTAAAAGAGTATATGAAATGAGATGTGGCTGGATTGGGTAAAAGCTGGGTGGATGCGAGATAGTAaggttgtgtgtgtgcaagTTTTGACCTTTGCCAGTGGGTTGGATGCAGATGTAGTTGGGAGCTTTATTGAGAACCACCCGAACGCAGTGTTGGTTGTTATTCACCCCTTTCGACTGGGTACCCGCAAAACGGTCAGGAACCAGGAACCAGAGAAGGGAAGCACGCTGTCATTTAACATGTCGATTAGGCAAGCGCTAGGTTCAAGGGTTGATCCTCCGTGTGGTCTGTCCTCTTC
The DNA window shown above is from Colletotrichum destructivum chromosome 2, complete sequence and carries:
- a CDS encoding Putative glycosyl hydrolase, family 13, catalytic domain, alpha-amylase, Alpha-amylase, domain C; this translates as MKSPTAWPLLTAAAALFHGLSVSALSAAEWRSQTIYQVMTDRFARTDGSTTAPCSTAEATYCGGTWKGIVQKLDYIQGLGATAVWISPFVKNIMGNSRDGDSYHGYWAQDIWELNPLFGTAEDLVALADALHARGMYLMADVVTNHMAWHGSRDSVDYSIYRPFSNASLYHRPPCVIDYAIQESVEKCWQGSNDVALPDLRTEDPRVRQVFNAWIKRVVRKYKFDGLRLDSAKHVEKEFWPPFEASAGVFAMGEVLHGDPVYVVPYQDVMSGLLNYPVYYWVTQAFQSTQGSIWNLSNGIKQLVEAARDLTLYGGFLENHDQPRFLSHTGDRTLLKNALTFTLLMDGIPIIYQGLEQGYTGADVPHNREALWLSGYDTQSELYRWVSKFVALRSKMAALDGGYLYYKSLPVFTDPHVIAMRKGFDDNQVVSVYSNVGSNRTFSVQLSRDQTGFQPCKLILEVVKCRPYVTDGSGTLKAESGSGEPLVFVPAERVMGTGICTGGIGKPPPPPPPSSARRKPSPTTSAVQYSTTRLAFESTDFNVDFIGRFNNITSSPCLKVPAVTVRVNVSTVLENKQGTTY